A window of Campylobacter pinnipediorum subsp. pinnipediorum contains these coding sequences:
- the nrfD gene encoding NrfD/PsrC family molybdoenzyme membrane anchor subunit has product MNNMWGSMLQYNEIYWPWPIAIYLFLAGLSAGAMMVAIIQRWRDKNDACFKSASLLAPLSISIGLALLVFDLGKPFDFYWILLKYNFKSVMSIGVALLLFYTPLAFVYAIYAFRDVKFLAPFKSIINTIAKTRLLNLLELLLFILAIGVGVYTGFLLSAVSKIVLWNNYILPILFLVSGFSSGIAASIFFGILSFKNDIDKSSIATLLKLDLFAIFFEIALIVVLFMFVFSTSENAALFVKNALTTGGISAIFWIGAVGLGLLMPILIDLTALKGHTYKQGVIVFNTFLVLVGVVLLRCYIVYAGQIFTGI; this is encoded by the coding sequence ATGAATAATATGTGGGGAAGTATGTTGCAGTATAATGAAATTTATTGGCCGTGGCCTATCGCCATTTATCTATTTTTGGCTGGTCTTAGCGCTGGCGCTATGATGGTAGCTATCATTCAAAGATGGCGTGATAAAAATGACGCGTGTTTTAAATCAGCCTCTTTGCTCGCACCGCTTAGCATAAGCATAGGTCTTGCACTTTTGGTTTTTGACCTTGGTAAGCCTTTCGATTTTTATTGGATTTTATTAAAATACAACTTTAAATCTGTTATGTCTATCGGTGTTGCTTTACTTTTATTTTATACACCTTTGGCTTTTGTGTATGCTATCTATGCATTTAGAGATGTTAAGTTTTTAGCTCCTTTTAAAAGCATTATAAACACCATCGCGAAAACAAGACTTCTAAATTTACTTGAACTACTCCTTTTTATTTTAGCTATTGGTGTTGGTGTTTATACCGGATTTTTACTAAGTGCCGTTAGCAAGATAGTTCTTTGGAACAACTATATACTTCCTATACTATTTTTGGTTTCAGGCTTTAGTTCTGGTATTGCAGCAAGTATATTTTTTGGAATTTTATCATTTAAAAACGATATAGACAAATCATCTATCGCCACACTTTTAAAGCTTGATTTATTTGCCATATTTTTTGAAATAGCCTTGATAGTGGTATTGTTTATGTTTGTATTTTCTACCAGCGAAAATGCAGCATTATTTGTAAAAAATGCTTTAACAACAGGAGGCATATCTGCAATATTTTGGATAGGTGCTGTAGGACTTGGATTATTAATGCCTATTTTAATAGACTTAACAGCATTAAAAGGGCATACTTATAAACAAGGTGTTATAGTTTTTAACACTTTTTTAGTTTTAGTTGGTGTCGTTTTACTTAGATGCTATATAGTTTATGCCGGACAAATTTTTACAGGAATTTAA
- a CDS encoding type II secretion system protein: MKKAFTMIELVFVIVILGILAAISIPKLMATRDDAEIVKTLTNVNTIISDIGMYYITRSDIAPNLKDMTNVRVLYGYGWENNSILSAGKKCMKITLVKESGEKPIHLKLEDGEEASDSFCQKILKSQSIVELKSRKFSFYDNTKKESSLSGAGEFSLGTGSGAKF; this comes from the coding sequence ATGAAAAAAGCTTTTACGATGATAGAACTTGTATTTGTTATAGTGATACTTGGCATACTAGCAGCTATCTCTATACCAAAACTTATGGCTACAAGAGATGATGCTGAGATAGTAAAGACTTTAACAAATGTAAACACCATCATAAGTGATATCGGTATGTATTATATTACTAGATCAGATATAGCACCAAATCTCAAAGATATGACAAATGTCCGTGTCTTATATGGATATGGCTGGGAAAACAACAGCATACTTTCAGCCGGTAAAAAATGTATGAAGATAACTCTTGTCAAAGAGAGTGGCGAAAAACCTATACACCTAAAACTAGAAGATGGAGAAGAGGCGTCTGATAGTTTTTGTCAAAAGATATTAAAATCTCAAAGTATAGTGGAACTAAAAAGCAGGAAATTTAGCTTTTATGATAATACAAAGAAAGAAAGCTCTCTTAGTGGTGCTGGTGAATTTTCACTTGGTACTGGAAGCGGTGCGAAATTTTAA
- a CDS encoding 4Fe-4S dicluster domain-containing protein: protein MKKYLMLHDENLCIGCQACSVACRSENSVPRGLYRLQVHTKMIGTFPNLKMDFLRHSCVMCEDAPCVDVCPTGASFKTEDGVTLLNHKICVSCKYCILACPYDARFVLPDGEIGKCTFCYESRLGKGEDPACVSVCPTDALVFGDANDENSEISKKLKEKKVYYPKEHLNTRPRLAMVANTKGESHE, encoded by the coding sequence ATGAAAAAATATTTAATGTTACACGATGAAAATTTATGCATAGGTTGTCAAGCTTGTTCGGTTGCTTGTAGAAGTGAAAACTCAGTTCCTAGAGGATTATATCGCTTGCAAGTTCATACCAAGATGATTGGAACTTTTCCGAATTTAAAGATGGATTTTTTACGACATAGCTGTGTTATGTGTGAAGATGCACCTTGTGTTGATGTTTGTCCTACAGGCGCTAGTTTTAAGACAGAAGATGGCGTAACACTCTTAAATCACAAAATTTGTGTTTCTTGCAAATACTGCATTTTAGCCTGTCCTTATGACGCTAGATTTGTTTTACCTGATGGCGAGATAGGAAAATGCACATTTTGCTATGAGAGTAGACTTGGTAAAGGCGAAGATCCAGCTTGTGTTAGTGTATGTCCTACTGATGCTCTTGTATTTGGCGACGCAAACGATGAAAACTCAGAAATTTCTAAAAAACTAAAAGAGAAAAAAGTTTATTATCCAAAAGAGCATTTAAACACACGACCAAGACTTGCTATGGTTGCAAACACTAAAGGAGAAAGCCATGAATAA
- a CDS encoding sensor histidine kinase, producing MLKKLKIPILASLLIMLLFVFKGFNTLSIINQDEILKNIFSIMRFEEKVTYNFISDKTLPNSVIYNYAIYDTSLKPVFSNLSKQPSDFKFVTMQEDGYLFYKNFFFKDKVPYFIVISQEISNKHNLFIFLIMLVFTLVLVVFIFYTFYIASVRPYKQAQKYMNNFFNDAMHELKTPLSVASINLEMIGITNKHTKRIQNALKQMQIAYEDVEYYIKKGHIKFPIESINFSEYLERRVLFLLSIADTKEIVIHKEIDSDISVLMSKLALQRIIDNNIINAIKYSPKNSKVVVSLIKDNGFATFKIQDFGYGIKDINRVFKRYEREDLVQGGFGLGLNIVREICLKYDIKYNVVSKLNEGSIFTYTFKISKSTL from the coding sequence ATGCTAAAAAAGCTTAAGATACCAATACTTGCATCTTTACTAATAATGCTTTTGTTTGTATTTAAGGGTTTTAACACCTTAAGTATAATCAACCAAGATGAAATTTTAAAAAATATCTTTTCAATTATGCGTTTTGAAGAAAAGGTAACTTACAATTTTATCTCAGATAAGACATTACCAAATTCAGTTATATACAACTATGCTATTTATGATACAAGCTTAAAGCCTGTATTTTCAAACTTATCAAAACAACCAAGTGATTTTAAATTTGTTACAATGCAAGAAGATGGTTATCTTTTTTATAAGAATTTCTTTTTTAAAGACAAAGTTCCTTATTTTATAGTTATATCTCAAGAAATTTCAAACAAGCACAATCTATTTATATTTCTTATAATGCTGGTTTTTACTCTTGTCTTGGTTGTTTTTATATTTTATACATTTTATATAGCAAGTGTTAGACCATACAAGCAAGCACAAAAATATATGAATAACTTTTTTAATGATGCTATGCACGAGCTAAAAACACCGCTTAGCGTGGCTAGTATAAACTTAGAAATGATAGGAATTACAAACAAACACACAAAACGTATACAAAATGCCTTAAAACAAATGCAGATAGCTTACGAAGATGTTGAATATTATATAAAAAAAGGGCATATTAAATTTCCAATAGAGAGTATAAATTTTAGTGAGTACTTAGAGCGTAGAGTTTTGTTTTTGCTCTCCATTGCTGACACAAAGGAAATTGTCATTCATAAAGAGATAGATAGTGATATATCTGTTTTGATGAGTAAATTAGCCTTACAAAGAATTATAGATAACAATATCATAAATGCCATAAAATACAGTCCAAAAAACTCAAAAGTGGTAGTTAGTCTGATAAAAGACAATGGCTTTGCTACATTTAAGATACAAGATTTTGGATACGGCATAAAAGATATAAATCGTGTGTTTAAAAGATATGAAAGAGAGGATTTAGTTCAGGGCGGGTTTGGTCTTGGACTAAATATAGTCCGAGAAATCTGCTTAAAATACGACATAAAATACAATGTAGTTTCAAAGCTAAATGAGGGTAGTATTTTTACTTATACTTTTAAGATATCTAAATCAACACTATAA
- a CDS encoding type II secretion system protein gives MKKAFTMIELVFVIVILGVLSAIAVPKFLATRDDAEIVNTAKNLSTFVSDIGMHYTSRVSLSDNLEDMTNVRAIRKNEYNGNYYLMTNGKECIKIRLIPEDKINSTPSYLEITQNEATKRDPLCQKIIQYKSIQNIMSTQFKYIQKTNKIVGQDRSSATPVLITEYTPEVITGIPLGMSSIKW, from the coding sequence ATGAAAAAAGCTTTTACTATGATAGAACTTGTATTTGTTATAGTTATACTTGGTGTATTATCGGCAATAGCTGTTCCTAAATTTCTAGCAACAAGAGATGATGCGGAGATAGTAAATACAGCCAAAAACCTAAGCACCTTTGTAAGCGATATAGGTATGCACTATACATCCCGAGTAAGTTTATCTGATAACTTAGAAGATATGACAAACGTTCGTGCTATAAGGAAAAATGAATATAATGGCAACTACTATCTTATGACTAATGGCAAAGAGTGTATAAAGATACGACTTATACCAGAAGATAAGATAAATAGCACACCTTCATATCTAGAGATAACACAAAACGAAGCGACTAAGCGCGATCCTTTATGCCAAAAGATAATACAATACAAAAGCATTCAAAATATAATGAGTACGCAGTTTAAATACATACAAAAAACAAATAAAATAGTCGGTCAAGATAGAAGTTCGGCAACTCCTGTTCTTATCACAGAATACACACCTGAAGTCATAACAGGCATACCTCTTGGTATGTCAAGCATTAAGTGGTGA
- a CDS encoding NAD-dependent epimerase, with the protein MKILITGTAGFIGFHLANFLSSRGDEVFGIDNINDYYDVNLKLARLKNAGFDTDEIEENKLITSKTKQNLKFIKADLCDFDTLKNLFEKEKFDCVVNLAAQAGVRYSLINPKAYIDSNITGFVNILECCRHNEVKNLVYASSSSVYGLNTNMPFSTHEAVNHPISLYAASKKSNEMMAHTYSHLFGLPTTGLRFFTVYGPWGRPDMALFMFVKSAIEGKAIDVFNHGKMKRDFTYVDDIVKGIVKCVDNPAKPNPSWNSNNPDPATSSAPFKIYNIGNNNPVELMEYIKAIEIRLDKEIKKNFLPLQAGDVPATFADVKDLVDDFEYKPDTSINDGVRNFIDWYCEFYGIKI; encoded by the coding sequence ATGAAAATTTTAATAACAGGAACAGCTGGTTTTATAGGATTTCATCTAGCAAACTTCCTATCTTCAAGGGGAGATGAAGTATTTGGGATTGATAACATAAATGACTATTATGATGTAAACTTAAAACTAGCAAGGCTAAAAAATGCTGGTTTTGATACAGATGAGATAGAAGAAAACAAGCTAATAACATCAAAAACAAAACAAAATTTAAAATTTATAAAAGCTGATTTGTGTGATTTTGATACTTTAAAAAATCTATTTGAAAAAGAAAAATTTGATTGTGTTGTAAACCTAGCAGCACAGGCTGGAGTTAGGTATTCGCTTATAAATCCAAAGGCATATATAGATAGCAATATAACGGGATTTGTAAATATTTTAGAGTGTTGCAGACACAATGAAGTTAAAAACTTGGTATATGCGAGCTCTAGCTCTGTATATGGGCTAAATACAAATATGCCTTTTTCTACACACGAAGCTGTAAATCATCCTATAAGCTTATATGCTGCAAGTAAAAAAAGCAATGAAATGATGGCACATACTTATAGTCATTTGTTTGGGTTACCTACAACCGGCCTTAGGTTTTTTACAGTTTATGGTCCTTGGGGAAGACCTGATATGGCTCTTTTTATGTTTGTAAAATCAGCCATTGAAGGAAAGGCTATAGATGTCTTTAATCACGGAAAAATGAAAAGGGATTTTACATATGTAGATGATATAGTAAAAGGCATAGTAAAGTGTGTAGACAATCCAGCAAAGCCAAATCCATCTTGGAATAGTAACAATCCAGACCCAGCAACATCAAGTGCACCATTTAAAATATATAATATAGGCAACAATAATCCAGTAGAACTTATGGAGTATATCAAAGCTATAGAGATAAGACTAGATAAAGAGATCAAGAAAAACTTTTTACCTTTACAAGCTGGAGATGTTCCTGCTACATTTGCTGATGTGAAAGATTTGGTTGATGACTTTGAATACAAACCAGACACTAGTATAAATGATGGGGTTAGAAATTTTATAGATTGGTATTGTGAGTTTTATGGCATAAAAATATAA
- a CDS encoding MacB family efflux pump subunit — MIKLENIHKSFKIGDNEFEALKGVSVEIKRGEMVAIIGQSGSGKSTLMNILGCLDSPTSGVYKLDNADISSFSKDELARLRRKKFGFIFQQYNLLGSLNVLENVALPSIYAGESKQSREERALKNLQTLGLSEKSQNAINKLSGGQQQRVSIARALQNGGEIILADEPTGALDSKSGLVVMDILTKLHEQGHTIIIVTHDPKIAQYASRVIEIKDGLIISDSTKDEKISEYKKQDIKSKPSLLAFKDRVVESFKMSVSAMLANKMRSILTMLGIIIGITAVISVVALGQGSQEEILAGIRKIGTNTIDIYPGRGFGDLRSNRVRSLTISDVEVLKQQAFLDAVTPNTYTSGVVTYGSVSLTASLSGGGEQGLEVNGLKLKRGRAFTPEEVKESASVIVIDQNSVKELFKGKDPIGQKVLFNRQPFVVIGVLDEDDGYRDNSILRIYAPYTSVINRLTGSRYINSITVRVKDDVNAQIAEKNIIALLSAKHGKKNFFTRNSDTIKKAVEETIQTMQILISGIALISLIVGGIGVMNIMLVSVTERTKEIGIKMAIGAYARDILQQFLIEAVLLCIVGGSIGIGFSYFVGYVADDLLGYKMIFSNTSIIVALVTSTAIGVIFGYMPAKNASKLNPIDALNRT, encoded by the coding sequence TTGATAAAACTAGAAAATATACACAAAAGCTTTAAAATAGGTGATAATGAGTTCGAAGCCTTAAAAGGTGTAAGTGTTGAGATAAAACGAGGCGAGATGGTTGCTATCATAGGTCAGTCAGGTAGCGGTAAATCAACACTTATGAATATCCTAGGTTGTCTTGATAGCCCAACAAGCGGTGTTTACAAGCTTGATAATGCTGATATTTCTAGTTTTAGTAAAGATGAATTAGCACGATTAAGAAGAAAGAAGTTTGGCTTTATCTTCCAACAGTATAATCTCCTTGGAAGTTTAAATGTGCTTGAAAATGTAGCACTTCCTAGCATATATGCAGGAGAGAGTAAGCAAAGCAGAGAAGAAAGAGCGCTAAAAAATTTACAAACACTAGGACTTAGTGAAAAATCTCAAAATGCTATAAATAAGCTATCAGGCGGACAGCAACAACGAGTTAGTATAGCAAGGGCTTTGCAAAATGGTGGCGAGATCATACTCGCAGATGAGCCAACAGGGGCTTTAGATAGCAAAAGCGGACTGGTAGTTATGGATATACTTACTAAGCTACACGAGCAAGGCCATACGATAATAATAGTAACCCACGACCCCAAAATAGCACAATATGCAAGTCGTGTTATTGAGATAAAAGACGGACTTATCATATCAGATAGTACAAAAGATGAAAAAATATCTGAGTATAAAAAACAAGATATAAAATCAAAACCATCTCTTTTAGCCTTCAAAGATAGGGTGGTTGAGAGTTTTAAGATGTCAGTGTCTGCAATGCTTGCAAACAAAATGCGAAGTATCTTAACTATGCTTGGTATCATCATAGGCATAACAGCTGTCATAAGTGTGGTAGCACTTGGACAAGGCTCTCAAGAAGAGATACTTGCTGGAATTCGCAAAATAGGCACTAATACGATAGATATATACCCGGGCAGGGGTTTTGGAGATCTGCGCTCAAACCGAGTTAGAAGTCTAACTATAAGCGATGTTGAGGTGCTAAAGCAACAAGCTTTTTTAGATGCCGTTACCCCAAACACATACACAAGCGGAGTTGTAACCTATGGTTCGGTTTCGCTTACTGCTAGTTTAAGCGGTGGTGGAGAGCAAGGACTCGAAGTAAATGGGCTAAAGCTAAAAAGAGGAAGAGCCTTTACACCAGAAGAGGTAAAAGAATCAGCCTCAGTTATAGTCATAGATCAAAATAGTGTAAAAGAGCTTTTTAAAGGTAAAGACCCGATAGGACAAAAGGTGCTTTTTAACAGACAACCCTTTGTCGTTATAGGTGTGTTGGATGAAGATGATGGCTATAGAGATAATAGTATTTTGCGAATTTATGCCCCTTATACAAGTGTTATAAATCGCCTAACAGGAAGTAGATATATAAACTCAATAACAGTTCGTGTAAAAGATGATGTAAATGCTCAAATAGCGGAAAAAAACATCATAGCATTGCTTAGTGCAAAGCACGGCAAAAAAAACTTTTTTACAAGAAATAGTGACACCATAAAAAAAGCCGTAGAAGAGACTATCCAAACAATGCAAATCCTAATCTCAGGCATAGCACTTATAAGCCTTATCGTTGGTGGTATAGGTGTTATGAATATTATGCTAGTTTCGGTTACTGAAAGGACAAAAGAGATAGGTATAAAAATGGCGATAGGGGCTTATGCAAGAGATATACTCCAACAGTTTTTGATAGAGGCTGTGCTTTTATGTATAGTTGGAGGAAGTATAGGTATAGGCTTTTCTTATTTTGTAGGATATGTTGCTGATGATTTGCTGGGATATAAGATGATATTTTCAAATACATCTATAATAGTAGCACTTGTTACATCTACCGCTATCGGTGTGATTTTTGGTTATATGCCAGCTAAAAATGCCTCAAAGCTAAATCCAATAGATGCTTTAAATAGGACATAA
- a CDS encoding response regulator transcription factor: protein MRILLLEDDIELSESVSEYLHSLGYEVDSVADGALACDKIANGFYHLFILDIKVPNINGFEVMKYIKNLDIQTPIMIMTSLVDINDMAICYELGCNEYLKKPFELAELKLRVAELLRKYYNVDDRNIVYLNEDFSFNIHKRTLFDKNNNAIDLSAKELQLVEYLISHLNVYVSIADLIENVWENKNIEEADIRMHILKIRNKTSSSFISSKRRIGYKIDAKKA, encoded by the coding sequence ATGAGAATTTTACTGTTAGAAGATGATATAGAACTTAGCGAGAGTGTAAGTGAATACTTACACTCTCTTGGATATGAGGTTGATTCGGTTGCTGATGGAGCTTTAGCTTGTGATAAGATAGCAAATGGCTTTTACCATCTTTTTATACTTGATATCAAAGTTCCAAATATAAATGGCTTTGAAGTTATGAAATATATAAAAAACCTAGATATCCAAACCCCTATTATGATTATGACCTCTCTTGTTGATATAAACGATATGGCTATTTGCTATGAGTTAGGCTGTAACGAATATCTTAAAAAACCATTTGAGTTAGCAGAGCTTAAACTTAGAGTCGCAGAGCTTTTAAGAAAATATTACAATGTTGATGATAGAAATATTGTCTATCTAAACGAGGATTTTAGTTTTAATATACATAAAAGAACTCTATTTGATAAGAACAACAACGCGATAGATTTAAGCGCAAAAGAGTTACAACTTGTAGAGTATCTTATATCGCACTTAAATGTTTATGTTAGCATTGCGGACTTGATAGAAAATGTATGGGAAAACAAAAACATAGAAGAAGCAGATATCCGTATGCATATATTAAAGATAAGAAATAAAACATCTAGTAGTTTTATATCATCAAAAAGGCGTATAGGATATAAAATAGATGCTAAAAAAGCTTAA
- a CDS encoding thioredoxin fold domain-containing protein, whose protein sequence is MKKVLMTSLVAASFAFGANDTQIIEFYGNVLPENLKATVQERKALDSSSGIESVIVNISDGKVTQSDVIFTKGDYVFPDVIDVKKGMSYKASFGEQMLEKNLAKVYKEEDKKYIISLGKDNKNPTKVMFSDPECPYCRAELKEIEKTLKDTNLKIIITPVHDKSSLQKAHLIYKDIAKAKSDSDKVKILRKYFDEKYEVKDGSVSDKEVESIDKLRQKYFATGVRSVPKFVDEAKLLK, encoded by the coding sequence ATGAAAAAAGTTTTGATGACAAGTTTGGTCGCGGCTAGTTTTGCATTTGGTGCTAATGACACACAAATAATTGAGTTTTATGGTAATGTTTTACCAGAAAACCTTAAAGCTACTGTGCAAGAAAGAAAAGCGCTAGATAGTTCATCGGGTATAGAAAGTGTTATTGTAAATATAAGCGATGGTAAGGTTACTCAAAGCGATGTGATTTTTACAAAAGGGGATTATGTATTTCCTGATGTGATAGATGTCAAAAAAGGTATGAGCTATAAGGCATCTTTTGGCGAGCAAATGCTAGAAAAAAATCTTGCAAAAGTCTATAAAGAAGAGGATAAAAAATACATAATATCACTAGGAAAAGATAATAAAAATCCTACAAAAGTTATGTTTAGTGATCCTGAATGCCCTTATTGTAGAGCTGAATTAAAAGAGATAGAAAAAACACTAAAAGATACAAACCTAAAGATCATCATAACACCAGTGCATGATAAAAGCTCTCTTCAAAAAGCACATCTTATATACAAAGATATAGCAAAAGCAAAATCAGATAGCGATAAGGTCAAGATACTAAGAAAATACTTTGATGAAAAATACGAAGTTAAAGATGGCTCAGTCAGCGATAAAGAGGTTGAAAGTATCGATAAACTTAGACAAAAATACTTCGCTACAGGTGTAAGAAGTGTGCCTAAGTTTGTAGATGAGGCTAAGTTGTTAAAATAA
- a CDS encoding efflux RND transporter periplasmic adaptor subunit, with product MKKLFKIIIACILLSAIGFWVYKNYFQKDEKIIYITQKAELGTLTKKVEASGEIFATELIDVGAQVGGQIKKLYVKLGDNVKKGDLIAEIDSSTQQNMVDNRKAQLFIYEAQLNSAKVEKQTVGYKLNRIKSLFAKGASSKQNLEDIQSAYASIKAKVSELEAQIKQAKIALNTAQIDLGYTKIVAPKDGTIVFVAVEEGQTLNSVQSAPTIVNIADLSRVKMKIQIAEGDITKIKVGANVSYTILSEPNKTFSAKISSIDPALTTLSNGRYSTNGSSLENAVYYYAQSIVDNPSGLLRIGMSTQNSIDVAQVKDAVIVPAFAIKQKGDKKFISILKQGDVVEEREVKVGISNNLSTQIISGIDVGDNVITSSGSESEINSMVQDIKR from the coding sequence ATGAAAAAATTATTTAAAATCATAATAGCTTGTATATTATTATCAGCCATTGGCTTTTGGGTATATAAAAACTACTTTCAAAAAGATGAAAAAATCATCTATATAACTCAAAAAGCAGAGCTAGGAACACTTACAAAAAAAGTTGAAGCCAGTGGAGAGATATTTGCAACAGAGCTTATTGATGTAGGCGCGCAAGTTGGCGGGCAGATAAAAAAGCTATATGTAAAGCTTGGCGATAATGTAAAAAAAGGCGATTTGATAGCTGAGATAGACAGCTCAACCCAGCAAAATATGGTGGATAATAGAAAAGCCCAGCTTTTTATATATGAAGCCCAGCTAAATAGCGCAAAGGTAGAAAAACAAACGGTAGGGTATAAGCTAAATCGTATAAAATCACTCTTTGCAAAAGGTGCTAGTAGCAAGCAAAACTTAGAAGATATACAATCAGCCTATGCTTCTATAAAGGCAAAAGTATCCGAGCTTGAAGCTCAGATAAAACAAGCCAAAATAGCCCTAAATACAGCCCAAATAGACCTAGGTTATACAAAGATAGTAGCACCAAAAGATGGAACTATAGTTTTTGTTGCGGTAGAGGAGGGGCAGACATTAAATAGTGTCCAATCAGCACCAACTATCGTAAATATAGCCGATTTAAGTCGCGTAAAAATGAAAATTCAAATAGCAGAGGGCGATATAACAAAAATAAAAGTTGGCGCAAATGTAAGCTATACCATACTAAGCGAACCAAATAAAACTTTTAGTGCAAAAATAAGCTCTATAGACCCAGCTCTAACCACACTTAGCAACGGTAGATACTCAACAAATGGATCAAGTTTGGAAAATGCCGTTTATTACTATGCTCAAAGCATAGTTGATAATCCATCAGGACTTCTCAGGATAGGTATGAGTACTCAAAATAGCATAGATGTAGCACAGGTAAAAGATGCTGTGATAGTCCCAGCTTTTGCTATAAAGCAAAAAGGCGATAAGAAATTTATAAGCATTTTAAAGCAGGGCGATGTGGTGGAAGAAAGGGAAGTCAAAGTAGGCATAAGTAACAACCTAAGTACTCAGATAATAAGTGGCATAGATGTAGGCGATAACGTTATAACAAGCTCAGGCTCAGAGTCTGAAATAAACTCTATGGTTCAAGATATAAAAAGGTAA
- a CDS encoding type II secretion system protein translates to MKKGFTMIELIFVIVILGILAAVAVPRLTATRDDAEVAKAATNLTTLVSDITSYYTSQGELASKIKDMTNVQVDEKTNLTAELISAGKKCIKVVGTKATDATATPATGATLTISKGTDLAAAICSKLYKMRSIAELLGGTVGENGNITYATNNNGKTIELGGSGIVY, encoded by the coding sequence ATGAAAAAAGGTTTTACTATGATCGAATTGATCTTCGTGATCGTTATATTAGGTATCTTAGCAGCTGTTGCTGTGCCAAGACTAACAGCTACAAGAGATGATGCTGAAGTAGCAAAAGCAGCCACAAACTTAACTACACTTGTAAGTGACATTACATCTTACTATACATCACAAGGTGAATTAGCCAGTAAAATAAAAGATATGACAAATGTTCAAGTAGATGAAAAAACTAATTTAACCGCTGAGTTAATTTCAGCAGGAAAAAAATGTATAAAAGTGGTTGGAACAAAAGCAACAGATGCAACAGCAACACCAGCAACAGGAGCAACGTTGACTATATCAAAAGGAACTGATTTAGCGGCAGCTATATGTTCTAAACTTTATAAGATGAGAAGTATAGCCGAGCTTCTAGGTGGTACTGTTGGCGAGAATGGCAATATAACTTACGCCACCAACAATAATGGCAAAACAATAGAACTTGGTGGAAGTGGAATAGTTTACTAA